From the genome of Populus trichocarpa isolate Nisqually-1 chromosome 15, P.trichocarpa_v4.1, whole genome shotgun sequence, one region includes:
- the LOC18105727 gene encoding uncharacterized protein LOC18105727 isoform X2 produces the protein MDFNESPVNYDFFGGLQQISSQHPGMLQSLPRQQSGISDMQLLQQQFMLKQMQEMQRQQQLQKQQEARKLNSMNQVAAFAKQAAANPSQALINGNPIHETSNYSWQPEHMEANTSWPQPGASPVIQGSFRGHVFSPQQNEGTPSLMGMVPQPVDQSLYGVPVPGTRVTPSQYPPVQMDKPSMQQISSSSDSLTSNQYTGFPKQLVNPQQSNGPQQEICTKQDLGGLSETSQEETAIQVAPSQDVATLDPTEAKILFGSDDNLWDAFGRGTNRGSGGCNMLDDTDFFCSLPSVQSGSWSALMQSAVAETSSGDTGLQEEWSGLTFINSEPQADNQQTPSVNASSKHQSNWDGNSLQSVSSLNSQPLPLSHDANTGMNYHNIPGAAQQSGVNTSHERMERLQSVSPHRHIQQFPEDGTKWSDTSLMQKAAVEGSHFYGKATHSTDAGSNAKSIPGSWANQQGMQSYSSNGQPLNSPCGWNFMGSVSPRTIVAFKNQGNENTFQDSHNVDKKGPMFEVMGDSAGIWKTNSIAELEHARSAIGNPQVNPLVPPSQQLLIPEHAFSSHGPSLATDSLNSTQVISNTGEKGRALLAPTSSVQSLPPSRDTSHGHLRNTTPGTLVHAGNSAQGKFSTAFPPGFPYSKSHLPNQHMPDTGGRATACESVNESFDRFSSQPKHTEESFERGQLNQSAGPLVPDTSRHTSHNDFASSTEMPQPSDDQNHARDSAQQFPVLEASPAPQRYASSQDGFSSKMPPTLWTSVPTQLHPFGTQSFQTGPNMFKPNIESHNSSGITSSQPQKLDDQIMQNGGSSRAESGECSMKSHGFVGKEQPAKGDHLQQVLPENDRAQKTMSDSHEKESVVNHLTETPASNLTSTQKQIEAFGRSLKPNNILFQNYSLLHQMQGMKNAEVEHVNRSLKRFKSLDGSVDADLVAAQGGQQFYRHNNMVRDAPANHTSTPPGHSKMLSFSAKTADNQDINALSNDMLAFGQNDFQHFTNSNTAVSVRDEHSQMSNQMASSWLDHYETFKNGQILQMNNARKAVTMKPSELPSTSERPYERSHAHNLLEQGNAVAASQFGIIQKSSTENFSTPQSLQPDSADVSLVVMRPKKRKSAISKLVPWHKEVTLGPQRLQNLSAAELVWALAANRLTEKVEDDDEMVDDGLPVHRSKRRLILTTQLMQILLHPPLASILSADAILHYESAAFFVSRSTLGDACSTLSCTGSDTPVPSNSGDLLPEKIKTSEKNRDQYFSKATEDLISRTRKLENDLLRLDKRTSVSDLRVECQDLERFSVINRFAKFHGRGQTDGAESSSSSDASANAHKSCLQRYVTALPMPRFLPDRVQCLSL, from the exons ATGGACTTTAATGAGTCTCCAgtgaattatgattttttcgGAGGTCTGCAGCAAATTAGTAGCCAGCATCCTGGCATGCTGCAATCTTTGCCGAGACAGCAGTCTGGGATTAGTGACATGCAGCTATTACAGCAACAGTTTATGCTTAAGCAAATGCAAGAAATGCAGAGGCAGCAACAACTTCAGAAGCAACAAGAAGCAAGGAAGCTGAATTCAATGAATCAAGTTGCGGCTTTTGCAAAACAGGCAGCTGCCAATCCCTCACAGGCTTTGATCAATGGCAATCCTATTCATGAAACATCTAATTATTCATGGCAGCCTGAGCACATGGAAGCTAACACAAGCTGGCCGCAGCCAGGTGCTTCGCCAGTTATCCAAGGATCCTTTAGAGGACACGTGTTTTCCCCTCAGCAGAACGAGGGAACACCAAGCTTGATGGGTATGGTACCTCAGCCAGTTGATCAATCTCTTTATGGTGTCCCTGTCCCTGGAACAAGAGTCACTCCAAGCCAGTATCCTCCTGTCCAAATGGATAAGCCGTCAATGCAGCAGATATCAAGCAGCAGTGATTCCTTAACAAGCAATCAGTATACTGGATTTCCAAAGCAG CTAGTGAATCCCCAGCAAAGCAATGGGCCACAGCAAGAAATTTGCACTAAGCAAGACCTGGGTGGTCTATCAGAAACATCACAAGAGGAAACAGCGATACAGGTTGCTCCTTCCCAGGATGTGGCTACCCTAGATCCAACTGAGGCAAAGATTTTGTTTGGTTCAGATGATAATTTGTGGGATGCCTTTGGCAGGGGTACCAACCGGGGTTCTGGAGGTTGCAATATGTTGGATGATACAGACTTCTTCTGTTCATTGCCTTCTGTGCAAAGTGGGAGTTGGAGTGCTCTTATGCAATCTGCTGTAGCAGAAACTTCTAGTGGCGATACAGGGCTTCAAGAAGAGTGGAGTGGTCTGACTTTTATAAATAGTGAACCTCAAGCTGATAATCAGCAGACTCCCTCTGTGAATGCTAGTAGCAAACATCAGTCAAATTGGGATGGTAATAGCTTGCAGTCTGTATCTTCCTTGAACTCTCAACCCTTGCCTTTGTCTCATGATGCCAATACAGGTATGAATTATCATAATATCCCAGGGGCGGCTCAGCAATCTGGAGTCAACACTTCACATGAACGCATGGAGAGGTTGCAGTCTGTTTCTCCTCATAGACATATTCAGCAGTTTCCGGAAGATGGAACCAAGTGGTCTGATACGAGCCTCATGCAAAAAGCAGCTGTTGAAGGCAGTCATTTTTATGGAAAAGCTACTCATTCTACTGATGCAGGATCAAATGCTAAAAGCATTCCAGGTTCTTGGGCAAATCAACAGGGCATGCAATCATATAGCTCCAACGGTCAACCATTAAATAGTCCATGTGGCTGGAACTTTATGGGTTCCGTGTCTCCTAGAACTATCGTTGCTTTCAAAAACCAGGGAAATGAAAACACATTCCAAGATTCTCATAATGTTGATAAAAAAGGTCCTATGTTTGAGGTGATGGGTGACAGTGCTGGTATATGGAAGACTAATTCAATTGCTGAATTGGAACATGCAAGATCTGCAATTGGAAACCCACAGGTCAATCCTCTAGTTCCTCCATCCCAGCAATTGCTAATTCCAGAACATGCCTTTTCTTCCCACGGCCCTTCACTAGCAACTGATTCTCTCAATTCAACTCAAGTCATTTCAAATACAGGGGAGAAGGGACGTGCATTGTTGGCTCCTACATCCTCTGTTCAGTCTTTACCTCCTTCACGTGATACATCTCATGGACATTTGAGGAATACTACTCCTGGCACCTTGGTACATGCTGGCAATAGTGCCCAAGGAAAGTTTTCTACTGCCTTTCCCCCTGGTTTTCCTTATTCGAAAAGTCATCTTCCAAATCAGCACATGCCTGATACAGGAGGACGAGCAACTGCCTGTGAATCTGTTAATGAATCTTTTGATAGATTTTCTTCTCAACCAAAACATACAGAAGAGTCTTTTGAGAGAGGTCAATTGAATCAATCAGCGGGGCCATTGGTTCCTGACACATCCAGGCATACTTCACATAATGATTTTGCCTCTTCTACTGAGATGCCCCAGCCAAGTGATGACCAAAACCATGCAAGAGATTCTGCTCAACAATTCCCAGTGCTGGAAGCTTCGCCAGCCCCTCAGCGTTATGCTTCATCACaagatggtttttcttcaaaaatgcCACCTACTTTGTGGACCAGTGTTCCAACTCAGCTACATCCATTTGGCACTCAGTCGTTTCAGACTGGACCCAATATGTTTAAACCCAATATTGAATCACATAACAGTTCAGGGATAACTTCCTCTCAACCACAGAAGCTAGATGACCAAATTATGCAAAATGGAGGGAGCAGTCGAGCTGAATCTGGTGAATGTTCTATGAAGTCACATGGTTTTGTTGGGAAAGAGCAACCAGCAAAAGGAGACCACTTGCAGCAAGTTCTACCTGAGAATGATCGAGCCCAGAAGACAATGAGTGATTCACATGAGAAAGAATCTGTTGTGAATCATCTTACTGAAACACCTGCTTCAAACCTAACCAGTACTCAGAAACAAATTGAAGCTTTTGGCCGATCTTTGaaacccaataatattttgtttcaaaattactCCCTGCTGCATCAAATGCAGGGAATGAAAAATGCGGAGGTTGAACATGTTAATAGAAGTTTGAAAAGATTTAAAAGTCTTGATGGTTCTGTGGATGCTGATTTGGTAGCTGCTCAGGGAGGTCAGCAGTTTTATAGACACAATAATATGGTCAGAGATGCTCCAGCAAATCACACTTCAACCCCCCCTGGACATTCCAAGATGCTAAGCTTTTCAGCAAAAACAGCAGATAATCAGGACATAAATGCACTTTCTAATGATATGCTTGCATTTGGTCAGAATGATTTTCAGCATTTCACCAATAGCAATACTGCGGTTTCTGTCAGAGATGAGCATTCTCAAATGAGTAACCAGATGGCTTCATCCTGGCTTGATCATTATGAAACCTTTAAAAATGGACAGATATTACAAATGAATAATGCACGAAAAGCTGTCACTATGAAGCCTTCAGAACTGCCCTCCACATCTGAAAGACCTTATGAAAGATCACATGCTCATAATTTACTTGAGCAAGGAAATGCTGTTGCTGCTAGTCAATTTGGTATTATTCAAAAAAGTTCAACTGAGAATTTCTCCACCCCTCAGTCATTGCAGCCTGATTCTGCTGATGTGAGTTTGGTGGTTATGAGACCGAAGAAGCGTAAAAGTGCCATATCCAAGCTTGTACCGTGGCATAAGGAAGTGACACTGGGTCCTCAAAGACTTCAGAATCTCAG TGCAGCAGAACTGGTCTGGGCTCTGGCAGCAAATAGATTGACTGAGAAG GTAGAAGATGACGATGAAATGGTAGATGATGGACTGCCGGTCCATAGATCAAAGAGAAGGCTTATATTGACTACACAGCTTATGCAGATACTTCTCCATCCTCCTCTGGCATCAATTCTTTCTGCAGATGCTATTTTACATTATGAGAGTGCTGCATTCTTTGTTTCCAGATCAACACTAGGAGATGCATGCAGCACACTCTCTTGTACTGGAAGTGATACTCCTGTGCCTTCTAACAGTGGAGACCT CCTGCCCGAGAAGATAAAAACATCGGAGAAGAATAGGGATCAGTACTTCTCAAAGGCCACAGAAGACCTTATCAGTAGGACGAGGAAGCTGGAGAATGATTTGTTGAG ATTGGACAAAAGAACATCAGTTTCAGACCTGAGAGTGGAATGCCAAGATCTAGAGAGGTTTTCTGTTATCAATCGCTTTGCTAAGTTCCATGGCCGGGGTCAAACTGATGGGGCTGAGAGCTCATCCTCCTCAGATGCATCTGCAAATGCTCACAAATCTTGTCTGCAGAGATATGTTACTGCACTACCCATGCCTAGGTTTCTTCCTGACAGGGTACAATGTCTTTCACTTTGA
- the LOC18105725 gene encoding probable acyl-activating enzyme 17, peroxisomal has product MASLHYKALDSISVSDIEALGISSSIALKLYEDISEIINTHGPSSPQTWTLLSKRLLHPLLPFSFHQMMYYGCFKDFGPDPPAWSPDPEAAMLTNVGQLLERRGKEFLGSAYKDPISSFSNFQEFSVSNPEVYWKTILDEMSISFSVPPQCILSENTSRESSLANPGGQWLPGAYVNPAKTCLTLNCKRNLDDVVIRWRDEGNDDMPVSSLTLEELRSEVWLVAYALNALGLDRGSAIAIDMPMNVESVIIYLAIVLAGHVVVSIADSFAPLEISTRLKISEAKAIFTQDLIIRGDKSIPLYSRVVHAQAPMAIVLPTKGCSFSMNLRDGDISWHDFLEKATDLRGDEFAAVEQPVEAFTNILFSSGTTGEPKAIPWTHLTPFKAAADAWCHMDIRKGDIVAWPTNLGWMMGPWLVYASLLNGASIALYNGSPLGSGFAKFVQDASVTMLGVIPSIVRIWKSANSTSGYDWSAIRCFASTGEASSVDEYLWLMGRAQYKPIIEYCGGTEIGGGFVSGSLLQPQSLAAFSTPAMGCSLFILGDDGHPIPQNVPGMGELALGPLMFGASSTLLNADHYNVYFKGMPLWNGKILRRHGDVFERTSRGYYHAHGRADDTMNLGGIKVSSVEIERVCNAVDSNVLETAAVGVPPPQGGPEQLVIAVVFKDSDESTVDLDKLRISYNSAVQKKLNPLFRISHVVPFSSLPRTATNKVMRRVLRQQLSQQDQNSKL; this is encoded by the exons ATGGCTTCTCTACACTACAAAGCTTTAGACTCCATCTCTGTATCAGACATCGAAGCTCTTGGGATTTCCTCATCAATCGCACTCAAACTTTACGAAGATATCTCTGAAATCATCAACACTCATGGTCCTTCCTCTCCTCAAACATGGACTCTTCTCTCCAAACGCCTACTTCatcctcttcttcctttctccTTCCATCAGATGATGTATTATGGCTGCTTCAAGGACTTTGGCCCCGACCCGCCCGCCTGGTCACCCGACCC GGAGGCTGCAATGCTGACGAATGTGGGACAGTTGTTAGAGAGGCGTGGAAAAGAGTTTTTGGGTTCTGCATATAAGGATCCCATATCAAGTTTCTCGAACTTTCAAGAATTTTCAGTATCCAATCCTGAG GTGTATTGGAAAACTATACTCGATGAAATGAGTATATCATTTTCAGTTCCTCCCCAATGTATTTTAAGCGAGAATACATCTAGAGAAAGTTCCTTGGCAAACCCAGGTGGTCAATGGCTTCCTGGAGCATATGTAAATCCTGCAAAAACTTGTTTGACTTTGAATTGTAAGAGAAATTTGGATGATGTTGTTATAAGATGGCGTGATGAAGGAAATGATGATATGCCTGTAAGCAGTTTGACACTCGAGGAATTGCGTTCAGAGGTTTG GTTAGTTGCATATGCACTCAATGCTCTGGGTTTGGACAGAGGATCTGCAATTGCAATTGATATGCCAATGAATGTGGAGTCTGTGATTATCTACCTTGCTATTGTTCTGGCAGGACATGTAGTTGTATCCATTGCTGATAGCTTTGCTCCACTTGAAATATCAACAAGGCTTAAAATTTCAGAAGCGAAAGCCATATTTACTCAG GATCTTATAATTCGTGGTGATAAAAGTATTCCATTGTACAG TCGAGTTGTGCATGCTCAAGCACCTATGGCAATTGTCCTTCCTACCAAAGGCTGTAGCTTCAGCATGAACTTGCGTGACGGTGACATTTCCTGGCATGATTTCCTTGAAAAAGCAACAGATTTAAG AGGAGATGAATTTGCAGCCGTTGAACAACCAGTTGAAGCATTTACAAATATCCTTTTCTCATCTGGAACTACAG GGGAGCCAAAAGCAATTCCGTGGACCCATTTGACTCCTTTCAAAGCTGCTGCTGATGCATGGTGCCACATGGATATCCGCAAGGGTGATATTGTTGCTTGGCCAACTAACCTTGGGTGGATGATGGGTCCTTGGCTAGTATATGCTTCATTATTAAATGGGGCATCCATTGCTTTATATAATGGATCCCCTCTTGGTTCTGGCTTTGCCAAATTTGTACAG GATGCTAGTGTAACGATGCTTGGTGTGATCCCAAGTATAGTCCGGATATGGAAAAGTGCAAACTCCACATCAGGCTATGATTGGTCTGCCATTCG TTGCTTTGCCTCCACTGGTGAAGCATCAAGTGTAGATGAATACCTATGGTTGATGGGACGAGCTCAGTACAAACCTATTATTGAATATTGCGGTGGCACAGAGATTGGTGGCGGATTTGTTTCCGGGTCCTTGTTGCAGCCTCAATCACTGGCTGCTTTTAGCACGCCAGCAATGGGATGCAGTTTGTTTATTCTTGGTGACGATGGTCATCCTATA CCACAAAATGTACCAGGGATGGGTGAACTGGCACTTGGTCCTCTCATGTTTGGAGCTTCAAGCACACTGCTGAATGCTGACCATTACAATGTGTACTTTAAAGGAATGCCCCTTTGGAATGGAAAA ATTCTTCGAAGGCATGGGGATGTTTTTGAGCGTACTTCTAGAGGTTATTATCATGCACATGGCCGCGCAGATGATACAATGAATCTTGGGGGTATCAAG GTTAGCTCTGTTGAGATTGAACGAGTCTGTAATGCTGTTGATAGCAATGTCCTGGAGACAGCTGCCGTTGGGGTGCCTCCACCTCAAGGCGGGCCTGAGCAATTGGTAATTGCTGTTGTATTCAAGGATTCAGATGAGTCTACTGTTGACTTGGATAAGTTGAGGATTTCTTACAATTCAGCAGTGCAAAAGAAACTAAATCCTCTGTTCAgg ATTTCTCATGTTGtgcccttttcttctcttccaagGACTGCTACAAACAAGGTCATGAGAAGGGTTTTGCGGCAGCAACTTTCTCAGCAGGACCAAAACTCTAAACTGTAA
- the LOC18105727 gene encoding uncharacterized protein LOC18105727 isoform X1, which yields MDFNESPVNYDFFGGLQQISSQHPGMLQSLPRQQSGISDMQLLQQQFMLKQMQEMQRQQQLQKQQEARKLNSMNQVAAFAKQAAANPSQALINGNPIHETSNYSWQPEHMEANTSWPQPGASPVIQGSFRGHVFSPQQNEGTPSLMGMVPQPVDQSLYGVPVPGTRVTPSQYPPVQMDKPSMQQISSSSDSLTSNQYTGFPKQVSVQDGPLVSRLGYQGKNMIASSDGQGINTGFNLENLQLVNPQQSNGPQQEICTKQDLGGLSETSQEETAIQVAPSQDVATLDPTEAKILFGSDDNLWDAFGRGTNRGSGGCNMLDDTDFFCSLPSVQSGSWSALMQSAVAETSSGDTGLQEEWSGLTFINSEPQADNQQTPSVNASSKHQSNWDGNSLQSVSSLNSQPLPLSHDANTGMNYHNIPGAAQQSGVNTSHERMERLQSVSPHRHIQQFPEDGTKWSDTSLMQKAAVEGSHFYGKATHSTDAGSNAKSIPGSWANQQGMQSYSSNGQPLNSPCGWNFMGSVSPRTIVAFKNQGNENTFQDSHNVDKKGPMFEVMGDSAGIWKTNSIAELEHARSAIGNPQVNPLVPPSQQLLIPEHAFSSHGPSLATDSLNSTQVISNTGEKGRALLAPTSSVQSLPPSRDTSHGHLRNTTPGTLVHAGNSAQGKFSTAFPPGFPYSKSHLPNQHMPDTGGRATACESVNESFDRFSSQPKHTEESFERGQLNQSAGPLVPDTSRHTSHNDFASSTEMPQPSDDQNHARDSAQQFPVLEASPAPQRYASSQDGFSSKMPPTLWTSVPTQLHPFGTQSFQTGPNMFKPNIESHNSSGITSSQPQKLDDQIMQNGGSSRAESGECSMKSHGFVGKEQPAKGDHLQQVLPENDRAQKTMSDSHEKESVVNHLTETPASNLTSTQKQIEAFGRSLKPNNILFQNYSLLHQMQGMKNAEVEHVNRSLKRFKSLDGSVDADLVAAQGGQQFYRHNNMVRDAPANHTSTPPGHSKMLSFSAKTADNQDINALSNDMLAFGQNDFQHFTNSNTAVSVRDEHSQMSNQMASSWLDHYETFKNGQILQMNNARKAVTMKPSELPSTSERPYERSHAHNLLEQGNAVAASQFGIIQKSSTENFSTPQSLQPDSADVSLVVMRPKKRKSAISKLVPWHKEVTLGPQRLQNLSAAELVWALAANRLTEKVEDDDEMVDDGLPVHRSKRRLILTTQLMQILLHPPLASILSADAILHYESAAFFVSRSTLGDACSTLSCTGSDTPVPSNSGDLLPEKIKTSEKNRDQYFSKATEDLISRTRKLENDLLRLDKRTSVSDLRVECQDLERFSVINRFAKFHGRGQTDGAESSSSSDASANAHKSCLQRYVTALPMPRFLPDRVQCLSL from the exons ATGGACTTTAATGAGTCTCCAgtgaattatgattttttcgGAGGTCTGCAGCAAATTAGTAGCCAGCATCCTGGCATGCTGCAATCTTTGCCGAGACAGCAGTCTGGGATTAGTGACATGCAGCTATTACAGCAACAGTTTATGCTTAAGCAAATGCAAGAAATGCAGAGGCAGCAACAACTTCAGAAGCAACAAGAAGCAAGGAAGCTGAATTCAATGAATCAAGTTGCGGCTTTTGCAAAACAGGCAGCTGCCAATCCCTCACAGGCTTTGATCAATGGCAATCCTATTCATGAAACATCTAATTATTCATGGCAGCCTGAGCACATGGAAGCTAACACAAGCTGGCCGCAGCCAGGTGCTTCGCCAGTTATCCAAGGATCCTTTAGAGGACACGTGTTTTCCCCTCAGCAGAACGAGGGAACACCAAGCTTGATGGGTATGGTACCTCAGCCAGTTGATCAATCTCTTTATGGTGTCCCTGTCCCTGGAACAAGAGTCACTCCAAGCCAGTATCCTCCTGTCCAAATGGATAAGCCGTCAATGCAGCAGATATCAAGCAGCAGTGATTCCTTAACAAGCAATCAGTATACTGGATTTCCAAAGCAGGTTAGTGTGCAGGATGGACCTTTGGTTTCTAGACTGGGATATCAGGGGAAAAATATGATTGCTTCTTCTGATGGTCAGGGTATAAATACTGGATTTAATTTGGAAAACTTGCAGCTAGTGAATCCCCAGCAAAGCAATGGGCCACAGCAAGAAATTTGCACTAAGCAAGACCTGGGTGGTCTATCAGAAACATCACAAGAGGAAACAGCGATACAGGTTGCTCCTTCCCAGGATGTGGCTACCCTAGATCCAACTGAGGCAAAGATTTTGTTTGGTTCAGATGATAATTTGTGGGATGCCTTTGGCAGGGGTACCAACCGGGGTTCTGGAGGTTGCAATATGTTGGATGATACAGACTTCTTCTGTTCATTGCCTTCTGTGCAAAGTGGGAGTTGGAGTGCTCTTATGCAATCTGCTGTAGCAGAAACTTCTAGTGGCGATACAGGGCTTCAAGAAGAGTGGAGTGGTCTGACTTTTATAAATAGTGAACCTCAAGCTGATAATCAGCAGACTCCCTCTGTGAATGCTAGTAGCAAACATCAGTCAAATTGGGATGGTAATAGCTTGCAGTCTGTATCTTCCTTGAACTCTCAACCCTTGCCTTTGTCTCATGATGCCAATACAGGTATGAATTATCATAATATCCCAGGGGCGGCTCAGCAATCTGGAGTCAACACTTCACATGAACGCATGGAGAGGTTGCAGTCTGTTTCTCCTCATAGACATATTCAGCAGTTTCCGGAAGATGGAACCAAGTGGTCTGATACGAGCCTCATGCAAAAAGCAGCTGTTGAAGGCAGTCATTTTTATGGAAAAGCTACTCATTCTACTGATGCAGGATCAAATGCTAAAAGCATTCCAGGTTCTTGGGCAAATCAACAGGGCATGCAATCATATAGCTCCAACGGTCAACCATTAAATAGTCCATGTGGCTGGAACTTTATGGGTTCCGTGTCTCCTAGAACTATCGTTGCTTTCAAAAACCAGGGAAATGAAAACACATTCCAAGATTCTCATAATGTTGATAAAAAAGGTCCTATGTTTGAGGTGATGGGTGACAGTGCTGGTATATGGAAGACTAATTCAATTGCTGAATTGGAACATGCAAGATCTGCAATTGGAAACCCACAGGTCAATCCTCTAGTTCCTCCATCCCAGCAATTGCTAATTCCAGAACATGCCTTTTCTTCCCACGGCCCTTCACTAGCAACTGATTCTCTCAATTCAACTCAAGTCATTTCAAATACAGGGGAGAAGGGACGTGCATTGTTGGCTCCTACATCCTCTGTTCAGTCTTTACCTCCTTCACGTGATACATCTCATGGACATTTGAGGAATACTACTCCTGGCACCTTGGTACATGCTGGCAATAGTGCCCAAGGAAAGTTTTCTACTGCCTTTCCCCCTGGTTTTCCTTATTCGAAAAGTCATCTTCCAAATCAGCACATGCCTGATACAGGAGGACGAGCAACTGCCTGTGAATCTGTTAATGAATCTTTTGATAGATTTTCTTCTCAACCAAAACATACAGAAGAGTCTTTTGAGAGAGGTCAATTGAATCAATCAGCGGGGCCATTGGTTCCTGACACATCCAGGCATACTTCACATAATGATTTTGCCTCTTCTACTGAGATGCCCCAGCCAAGTGATGACCAAAACCATGCAAGAGATTCTGCTCAACAATTCCCAGTGCTGGAAGCTTCGCCAGCCCCTCAGCGTTATGCTTCATCACaagatggtttttcttcaaaaatgcCACCTACTTTGTGGACCAGTGTTCCAACTCAGCTACATCCATTTGGCACTCAGTCGTTTCAGACTGGACCCAATATGTTTAAACCCAATATTGAATCACATAACAGTTCAGGGATAACTTCCTCTCAACCACAGAAGCTAGATGACCAAATTATGCAAAATGGAGGGAGCAGTCGAGCTGAATCTGGTGAATGTTCTATGAAGTCACATGGTTTTGTTGGGAAAGAGCAACCAGCAAAAGGAGACCACTTGCAGCAAGTTCTACCTGAGAATGATCGAGCCCAGAAGACAATGAGTGATTCACATGAGAAAGAATCTGTTGTGAATCATCTTACTGAAACACCTGCTTCAAACCTAACCAGTACTCAGAAACAAATTGAAGCTTTTGGCCGATCTTTGaaacccaataatattttgtttcaaaattactCCCTGCTGCATCAAATGCAGGGAATGAAAAATGCGGAGGTTGAACATGTTAATAGAAGTTTGAAAAGATTTAAAAGTCTTGATGGTTCTGTGGATGCTGATTTGGTAGCTGCTCAGGGAGGTCAGCAGTTTTATAGACACAATAATATGGTCAGAGATGCTCCAGCAAATCACACTTCAACCCCCCCTGGACATTCCAAGATGCTAAGCTTTTCAGCAAAAACAGCAGATAATCAGGACATAAATGCACTTTCTAATGATATGCTTGCATTTGGTCAGAATGATTTTCAGCATTTCACCAATAGCAATACTGCGGTTTCTGTCAGAGATGAGCATTCTCAAATGAGTAACCAGATGGCTTCATCCTGGCTTGATCATTATGAAACCTTTAAAAATGGACAGATATTACAAATGAATAATGCACGAAAAGCTGTCACTATGAAGCCTTCAGAACTGCCCTCCACATCTGAAAGACCTTATGAAAGATCACATGCTCATAATTTACTTGAGCAAGGAAATGCTGTTGCTGCTAGTCAATTTGGTATTATTCAAAAAAGTTCAACTGAGAATTTCTCCACCCCTCAGTCATTGCAGCCTGATTCTGCTGATGTGAGTTTGGTGGTTATGAGACCGAAGAAGCGTAAAAGTGCCATATCCAAGCTTGTACCGTGGCATAAGGAAGTGACACTGGGTCCTCAAAGACTTCAGAATCTCAG TGCAGCAGAACTGGTCTGGGCTCTGGCAGCAAATAGATTGACTGAGAAG GTAGAAGATGACGATGAAATGGTAGATGATGGACTGCCGGTCCATAGATCAAAGAGAAGGCTTATATTGACTACACAGCTTATGCAGATACTTCTCCATCCTCCTCTGGCATCAATTCTTTCTGCAGATGCTATTTTACATTATGAGAGTGCTGCATTCTTTGTTTCCAGATCAACACTAGGAGATGCATGCAGCACACTCTCTTGTACTGGAAGTGATACTCCTGTGCCTTCTAACAGTGGAGACCT CCTGCCCGAGAAGATAAAAACATCGGAGAAGAATAGGGATCAGTACTTCTCAAAGGCCACAGAAGACCTTATCAGTAGGACGAGGAAGCTGGAGAATGATTTGTTGAG ATTGGACAAAAGAACATCAGTTTCAGACCTGAGAGTGGAATGCCAAGATCTAGAGAGGTTTTCTGTTATCAATCGCTTTGCTAAGTTCCATGGCCGGGGTCAAACTGATGGGGCTGAGAGCTCATCCTCCTCAGATGCATCTGCAAATGCTCACAAATCTTGTCTGCAGAGATATGTTACTGCACTACCCATGCCTAGGTTTCTTCCTGACAGGGTACAATGTCTTTCACTTTGA
- the LOC18105726 gene encoding 40S ribosomal protein S19-3 encodes MEAARKVKDVSPHEFVKAYAAHLKRSGKVELPPWTDIVKTGKLKELAPYDPDWYYIRAASMARKIYLRGGLGVGAFKRIYGGSKRNGSRPPHFCKSSGSIARHILQQLQNMNIIDLDLKGGRKITSSGQRDLDQVAGRIAIAS; translated from the exons atggaggcagCGAGGAAAGTGAAGGACGTCTCTCCTCATGAGTTCGTCAAGGCCTACGCCGCTCACCTCAAACGCTCTGGCAAG GTGGAGCTTCCTCCATGGACTGATATTGTTAAGACTGGCAAACTGAAGGAACTTGCTCCATATGACCCTGACTGGTATTATATAAGGGCTG CTTCTATGGCaaggaaaatatatttgagGGGGGGTCTAGGTGTTGGTGCCTTCAAGAGGATATATGGAGGGAGCAAAAGGAATGGCAGTCGCCCACCACATTTCTGCAAGAGCAGTGGTTCTATTGCTCGTCACATTCTTCAACAATTGCAGAACATGAACATCATTGACCTTGACCTGAAGGG TGGGAGAAAAATTACATCCAGTGGCCAGCGGGATCTTGACCAAGTCGCTGGACGAATTGCAATTGCTTCCTGA